One segment of Leptodactylus fuscus isolate aLepFus1 chromosome 7, aLepFus1.hap2, whole genome shotgun sequence DNA contains the following:
- the LOC142213356 gene encoding olfactory receptor 5V1-like, translated as MVTEFILLAFSNLQNLQILFFSFVLLAFTTCIAGNSAILILVRSERSLHTPMYFFISDFALLEIIVVCVTVPKFLANLLGASRKISFIGCFAQLYAFNSFGVAECYLLLVMAFDRDLAISSPLHYSSIMNRALCIELAASPWVIGCVIVAIPTIITAKLEFCGPNEIDHFFCDLAPVQDLACSDPFVSSLATTSSAIFASILPFMIIVGFYLHIIVTILKIKSTIGKKKAFSICSSHLIVTCLFFGSIIFVFGKPKGSQQDKFFALVYTVIIPLVNPFIYTLRNKDVKAALRKSKFLRVLGPIKISHIQKDHCRNL; from the coding sequence ATGGTAACAGAATTCATACTTCTAGCTTTCTCCAATTTACAAAatctgcagattttgtttttttcctttgtcCTGTTGGCTTTTACAACTTGTATTGCGGGAAACAGTGCCATACTTATCCTCGTAAGGTCTGAGCGTTCACTTCATACACCAATGTATTTTTTCATCAGTGACTTTGCTCTTCTGGAAATAATAGTTGTATGTGTCACTGTTCCTAAATTTCTAGCTAATTTACTGGGCGCTAGCAGGAAGATATCTTTTATTGGGTGCTTTGCCCAGTTATATGCATTTAATTCTTTTGGAGTAGCAGAATGTTATCTTCTATTAGTTATGGCTTTCGATCGGGATTTAGCCATTAGCAGCCCTTTGCATTATTCCAGCATAATGAACAGAGCTCTTTGTATTGAACTTGCAGCAAGCCCATGGGTTATTGGGTGTGTTATAGTTGCTATACCTACCATAATTACAGCTAAACTGGAGTTTTGTGGACCCAATGAaattgaccatttcttctgtgatttGGCTCCAGTGCAGGATTTAGCGTGTTCTGATCCTTTTGTCAGCAGTCTGGCCACAACTTCTTCAGCTATATTTGCCAGCATACTTCCATTTATGATCATTGTAGGATTCTACCTCCACATTATTGTCACCATCTTGAAAATTAAAAGCACCATAGGCAAAAAGAAAGCCTTCTCTATCTGCTCATCTCACCTCATTGTAACTTGCTTGTTCTTTGGctcaattatttttgtatttggtaAGCCCAAAGGCAGTCAACAAGACAAATTCTTTGCCCTTGTCTACACTGTCATAATTCCACTAGTAAATCCATTTATTTACACCTTAAGGAACAAGGATGTCAAAGCAGCTCTAAGGAAATCAAAGTTTTTAAGAGTCCTTGGTCCGATTAAGATTAGCCACATTCAGAAAGATCATTGTCGAAATTTATAG